In Dyadobacter subterraneus, a single genomic region encodes these proteins:
- a CDS encoding 3-keto-disaccharide hydrolase, with protein MNKIFLTTPKHLSRYFLLPALSLLIAFGSAMAGNLVKPLASPLEGRWDITVDVAGKPSPSWLEVRHSGNHTLIGQFVGFSGSARPISEVHFKDGKLSFEIPPQWERGDKNLTVEGTLSGDKLTGTMNTVDGKTYSWTGVRAPSLRRTTPPVWGKAIPLTGGNEIKGWHTEGTSQWIAKDGILKSEKSGVNLITDAKYNDFKLHVEFRIPKGSNSGVYLRGRYEMQVTDGKGLEPAVDQLGAVYGFISPSEMMAKEPGEWQTFDITLLGRMLTLAVNGKTVITNQEIPGITGGALDSNEGEPGPLYIQGDHGPVEYRNIVITPAK; from the coding sequence ATGAACAAAATATTCCTGACCACCCCAAAACACCTTTCCCGGTACTTTTTACTTCCGGCTCTTTCATTGCTAATAGCCTTTGGTTCAGCTATGGCAGGTAATCTTGTAAAACCATTGGCGTCGCCGCTTGAAGGCCGCTGGGACATCACTGTCGACGTAGCCGGAAAACCTTCTCCATCCTGGCTGGAAGTAAGACATTCGGGAAATCACACGCTGATCGGCCAGTTTGTTGGCTTCTCGGGAAGTGCCCGTCCGATTTCGGAAGTTCATTTTAAGGATGGTAAATTATCTTTCGAAATTCCGCCGCAATGGGAAAGAGGAGATAAAAACCTGACCGTTGAAGGAACTCTTTCAGGCGATAAACTGACAGGAACGATGAACACCGTTGATGGTAAAACATACAGCTGGACAGGTGTTCGTGCACCTTCGCTTCGTAGGACTACACCACCAGTGTGGGGAAAAGCAATTCCACTGACTGGTGGAAATGAAATTAAAGGATGGCACACCGAAGGCACCAGCCAGTGGATAGCCAAAGATGGTATTTTGAAAAGCGAAAAATCAGGTGTAAATCTGATCACGGATGCAAAATACAACGATTTTAAGCTTCACGTTGAATTCCGTATTCCCAAAGGAAGTAACAGTGGCGTTTATTTAAGAGGCCGTTATGAAATGCAGGTGACAGACGGAAAAGGTCTTGAACCAGCTGTGGATCAGCTTGGAGCAGTTTATGGATTTATCAGTCCGAGCGAAATGATGGCGAAAGAGCCCGGTGAATGGCAGACTTTTGATATCACACTTTTGGGTAGAATGCTGACATTGGCTGTAAACGGTAAAACTGTAATTACAAACCAGGAAATTCCTGGAATTACCGGCGGTGCTCTGGACAGCAACGAAGGAGAACCAGGCCCATTATATATTCAGGGTGACCACGGTCCGGTTGAATACCGTAACATCGTAATTACTCCTGCTAAATAA
- a CDS encoding M56 family metallopeptidase yields the protein MENLIYLAKVNLYWTILYVCFWLFFRRHTFFSLNRFYLLGALLISFFLPFITIPETTAENVPELVYSMSVSPVLQNGDQIAEQSTDWVLIISLVYFSGVVLLSFNMLKGFFNLFSYIRKGKAIKFEDHTLILLPENYTENGKIGSFSFFKWLVVSQDDYENCLENVLRNEMIHIKQKHSVDILIIELLKIVCWFNPVLWFYKKSMQQIHEFLADAPASDREEYATFLIYYSFNAPVQSLSNPFFNSSLLKSRVKMIFQNRTPRLLLSKYVTIFPILGLVIILTAAREKLSKISDFRTNVITNGISEYVENSTENQEIAKQPKNIKIDKKLKSVKNDTLPGKYVLDRNAYFGVVFRDMENYFYSQIKYPIEALVENIQGKVKVSFIVDEGGNIRDAEIIEGLGYGLDEEALRVVENMPKWNFAIKNGKPAAVRMTMGIDFYPALAGGRRKSDIDIKREYYNVTPKLAPQVNRLFTISEIGKSINKSLDFSDDSIPKVRFYNGTRLGFMTGGFSMLPPITISKDSVEIKH from the coding sequence ATGGAAAACCTTATTTATTTGGCAAAGGTGAATTTGTACTGGACCATTCTGTACGTTTGTTTCTGGTTATTTTTTCGCAGACATACTTTTTTCTCACTCAACAGATTTTATCTTTTAGGGGCTTTACTTATCAGCTTTTTTCTTCCCTTCATTACCATTCCTGAGACAACTGCGGAAAATGTGCCAGAACTCGTATATAGTATGTCGGTAAGTCCGGTTTTGCAAAATGGAGATCAGATTGCTGAGCAGAGTACAGATTGGGTTTTGATCATTTCTCTGGTCTATTTTTCAGGCGTTGTTTTATTGTCGTTTAACATGCTTAAAGGATTTTTCAATCTTTTTTCATATATCAGAAAAGGTAAGGCGATCAAATTTGAAGATCATACCCTGATTTTGTTACCGGAAAATTATACTGAAAATGGTAAAATAGGCTCTTTCTCCTTTTTTAAATGGTTGGTTGTCAGTCAGGATGATTATGAAAATTGTCTTGAAAATGTACTAAGAAATGAAATGATCCATATCAAACAGAAACACAGCGTTGACATCCTGATCATAGAGTTGCTGAAAATAGTTTGCTGGTTCAATCCGGTGCTCTGGTTTTATAAAAAGTCAATGCAGCAGATTCATGAGTTTCTGGCCGATGCACCAGCTTCTGACCGGGAGGAATATGCGACGTTTCTTATTTACTATTCCTTCAATGCCCCGGTTCAGTCCTTGTCCAATCCGTTTTTTAATTCTTCTTTATTAAAAAGCAGAGTCAAAATGATTTTTCAAAATCGTACACCACGCTTGCTGTTAAGCAAATATGTTACCATTTTCCCAATTCTGGGTTTGGTTATTATACTGACCGCGGCCAGGGAAAAATTATCAAAAATTTCGGATTTTAGAACCAACGTCATTACAAATGGAATTTCTGAATATGTTGAAAACTCAACTGAAAATCAGGAAATAGCGAAACAGCCGAAGAATATTAAAATTGATAAAAAATTAAAATCAGTAAAAAATGATACGCTGCCGGGAAAATATGTTTTGGACAGAAATGCATATTTTGGTGTTGTCTTTCGTGACATGGAAAATTATTTTTATTCTCAAATAAAATATCCTATTGAAGCGCTGGTTGAAAATATTCAAGGAAAAGTTAAGGTATCTTTTATCGTGGACGAAGGCGGAAATATTCGTGATGCGGAAATAATTGAAGGACTCGGGTATGGTCTGGATGAGGAAGCTCTGCGTGTAGTTGAAAATATGCCAAAATGGAATTTCGCAATTAAAAATGGAAAGCCGGCAGCTGTAAGAATGACAATGGGCATTGATTTTTATCCGGCACTTGCAGGTGGCAGGCGAAAATCTGATATAGATATAAAAAGAGAATATTACAATGTGACACCAAAGCTGGCACCGCAAGTCAACCGCTTGTTTACAATTTCTGAAATTGGGAAATCAATTAACAAGTCTCTTGACTTTTCCGATGATAGTATTCCAAAAGTCAGATTTTACAATGGTACCAGGTTAGGATTTATGACCGGTGGATTTTCAATGCTACCACCAATAACAATTTCAAAAGACTCCGTTGAAATAAAGCATTGA
- a CDS encoding SRPBCC family protein, whose amino-acid sequence MEIKENEYSIEFSQEFTVPAETLFEAWTTPEQLKKWWHPMQDSLTNVQNDLQADGEIIYEFEKNEFRVTGKYQQVDLNEKLIYSWDWDFSNDLPDEKYILTIGFENKENGSILRVKQEGLPGEEAALPHQDAWKTALESLKTFLDGSPSKNNSVESDEGMNDRSGGYNELPEQSKVGGA is encoded by the coding sequence ATGGAAATCAAGGAAAACGAATATAGTATTGAGTTTAGCCAGGAGTTTACCGTACCGGCCGAAACACTTTTTGAAGCCTGGACTACACCCGAGCAATTGAAAAAATGGTGGCATCCGATGCAAGATTCTCTTACCAATGTGCAAAACGATTTGCAGGCTGACGGGGAAATAATCTACGAATTTGAGAAAAATGAATTCCGTGTAACCGGCAAATATCAGCAGGTTGATCTTAATGAAAAATTGATTTACAGTTGGGATTGGGATTTTTCAAACGATTTGCCGGATGAAAAATACATCTTAACGATTGGATTTGAAAACAAGGAAAACGGCAGCATTCTTCGTGTAAAACAGGAAGGATTGCCGGGAGAAGAAGCTGCGTTGCCACATCAGGATGCATGGAAAACCGCGCTGGAAAGTTTGAAAACTTTTTTAGATGGTTCGCCTTCAAAAAATAACAGTGTAGAAAGCGACGAAGGCATGAATGACCGGTCAGGAGGATATAACGAATTGCCTGAGCAGTCGAAAGTTGGAGGCGCATAA
- a CDS encoding TldD/PmbA family protein: MNRRDFIQQASIAAGAFIIPVVTPGGRSVASEALLEPGLDVMVKKRLADAGLNAATAKGASYADIRIGRYLNQFVITREDKVQSIVNTESYGVGVRVIVNGCWGFASLGEAKTENDVAKTAEIAVAIAKANSKLLAEPVQLAAQKGFGEVSYKTPIIKNLFEVPIKEKVDLLMAVNGAAQKNGADYVNSQLFMVNEQKYFASTDGSYIDQDIHRLWPTFTVTGIDKATGQFQTRNSLGTAKAMGYEYLESKPADRITGRKTTLFNSRYDMIDDATLAAVQVKEKIKAKSVEPGKYDLVLDPTHLRLTIHESVGHATELDRVLGYEANFAGTSFATMDKWKSKNFNYGSKIVNFFADKIQPGSMGAVGWDDEGVKSKKWDLIKDGILVNYQATRDQVHMIGETESHGCSYADSWNSVQFQRMPNVSLAPQKEKLSFEEMIKDVKKGIYIVGYGSFSIDQQRYNFQFGGQLFYEIKNGEIVGMLKDVAYQSNTQEFWNSCVKICDDSDFRVEGSFFDGKGQPSQSSCVSHGSSTSRFDGANVINTARKV, from the coding sequence TTGAATAGAAGAGATTTTATCCAGCAAGCCAGTATCGCCGCCGGTGCTTTTATAATTCCGGTCGTTACGCCAGGCGGAAGGTCTGTAGCCAGTGAAGCACTGCTGGAACCGGGACTTGATGTAATGGTGAAAAAAAGACTTGCCGATGCCGGACTTAATGCCGCAACGGCCAAAGGTGCATCGTATGCCGATATCAGAATTGGAAGATATTTGAACCAGTTTGTCATCACCCGCGAGGATAAGGTGCAAAGTATTGTTAACACAGAATCTTACGGAGTAGGAGTGCGCGTGATCGTTAACGGCTGCTGGGGATTTGCTTCGCTGGGAGAAGCAAAAACGGAAAATGATGTTGCGAAAACGGCTGAAATTGCCGTGGCAATAGCAAAAGCTAATTCAAAACTTTTGGCTGAACCGGTTCAGCTTGCAGCGCAGAAAGGTTTTGGTGAAGTGAGTTATAAGACGCCGATCATTAAAAATCTTTTTGAAGTACCAATTAAAGAAAAGGTGGATCTTTTAATGGCCGTGAATGGCGCAGCCCAGAAAAATGGGGCAGATTATGTGAATTCACAGCTTTTTATGGTGAATGAACAAAAATATTTTGCTTCCACCGACGGTTCCTATATCGACCAGGATATTCACAGACTTTGGCCGACTTTCACAGTAACAGGTATCGATAAAGCAACCGGACAGTTTCAGACCAGAAATTCGTTAGGAACAGCCAAAGCGATGGGTTATGAATATTTGGAAAGCAAACCCGCGGACAGGATTACAGGAAGAAAAACGACGTTGTTCAACAGTCGTTATGATATGATCGACGACGCGACTTTGGCGGCCGTTCAGGTGAAGGAAAAAATAAAAGCGAAATCGGTTGAGCCGGGGAAATATGATCTGGTACTGGATCCTACGCATCTTCGGTTAACAATTCACGAGTCTGTCGGACATGCTACTGAGCTCGACAGGGTTTTGGGTTATGAAGCCAATTTTGCGGGAACTTCTTTTGCTACAATGGACAAATGGAAATCCAAAAACTTTAATTACGGAAGCAAGATCGTAAACTTTTTTGCAGACAAAATTCAGCCAGGTTCCATGGGAGCGGTAGGATGGGATGATGAAGGTGTGAAAAGTAAAAAGTGGGATCTGATAAAAGATGGAATTCTGGTGAATTACCAGGCTACGCGTGATCAGGTGCACATGATTGGCGAGACGGAATCACACGGATGTTCTTATGCAGATAGTTGGAATTCAGTGCAATTTCAAAGAATGCCAAATGTTTCATTGGCTCCTCAAAAGGAAAAATTGTCGTTTGAAGAAATGATTAAGGATGTTAAAAAGGGAATTTATATTGTTGGTTATGGTTCTTTTTCCATTGATCAGCAACGTTATAATTTCCAGTTTGGCGGACAGCTTTTTTACGAAATCAAAAACGGAGAAATTGTCGGGATGTTGAAGGATGTAGCCTATCAATCCAATACGCAGGAGTTTTGGAATAGCTGCGTAAAAATATGTGACGACAGCGATTTTCGTGTGGAAGGATCTTTCTTTGACGGAAAAGGTCAGCCTTCACAAAGCAGCTGTGTTTCGCATGGAAGTTCAACTTCGCGGTTTGACGGAGCGAATGTGATCAATACAGCGAGGAAAGTTTGA
- a CDS encoding ArnT family glycosyltransferase, which produces MKTTELSLQRYFPWLLLIGILLNMPGLWLDVMEPDGALYATIAKHIVLHNDWINLYGDGHDWLDKPHFPFWMAAISYKIFGINGFAYKFPAFAFWLLSLFYTYVTARDLFNATVAKIALLLYTVALHSTLANFDVRAEPYLTACTIAAIWHMLNIYKGKHWLHIVAAAFFIACAVMTKGIFILITIGSGWVIFLVIAKEWKQFLNYRWWIMLTLSFIFILPELYSLYVQFDLHPEKIVFGRQNVSGLQFFFWDSQFGRFFNTGPIKGSGDISFFLHTTLWAFLPWSAGLVGGMVYLFRYERDNNSSRWILYGSALVTFLLFSLSKFQLPHYIVIEFPYFAIVTAYFLYQKANDPILGWFANIQSGLLYILCGLILYLFYITNIQNAWIGAVMAISITLLSAFFKDKIILRKILFLGYATALMLYIFLFVFFYPFLLQYQSGASAAKMISKDDDEIPVASYQSFSYAFEFYSPGGVNLIKNSNQLGDFIGENPCYLYTSAAIGDSLIRSGIDAEIVSTSKNFHITKLKLGFLDHKKRGQALETRYLLYINDSDVD; this is translated from the coding sequence ATGAAAACTACCGAACTTTCTTTGCAGCGCTATTTCCCATGGTTGCTTTTAATCGGAATATTACTCAATATGCCCGGATTGTGGCTTGATGTGATGGAGCCCGATGGAGCCTTATACGCCACAATTGCCAAACACATTGTCCTTCACAACGACTGGATCAATTTATACGGAGACGGGCACGACTGGCTTGACAAGCCACATTTTCCTTTCTGGATGGCGGCTATCAGTTACAAAATTTTTGGCATAAACGGTTTTGCCTACAAGTTTCCGGCTTTTGCTTTCTGGCTTTTAAGCCTTTTTTATACCTATGTTACCGCCCGGGATTTATTTAATGCAACTGTTGCGAAAATCGCGTTGCTGCTTTATACAGTGGCGCTTCATAGCACACTTGCCAATTTTGATGTTCGTGCCGAACCTTATCTGACGGCTTGCACCATTGCTGCGATCTGGCACATGCTCAATATTTACAAAGGCAAACACTGGCTTCATATCGTTGCTGCGGCATTTTTTATTGCCTGTGCAGTAATGACCAAAGGAATTTTTATTTTGATAACCATTGGTTCCGGTTGGGTCATTTTCTTAGTCATCGCAAAGGAATGGAAGCAGTTTTTGAATTATCGCTGGTGGATAATGCTGACACTTTCTTTCATTTTTATATTACCTGAATTATATAGCTTATACGTTCAGTTTGATCTGCATCCTGAAAAAATAGTTTTCGGGAGGCAAAATGTTTCCGGTCTTCAATTCTTTTTCTGGGATAGTCAGTTCGGACGTTTTTTTAATACCGGCCCTATCAAGGGAAGCGGAGATATTAGTTTCTTTTTGCATACCACCTTATGGGCATTTCTGCCCTGGTCGGCCGGATTGGTTGGAGGAATGGTCTATTTATTCAGATATGAAAGAGACAACAATTCTTCACGCTGGATACTTTATGGGAGTGCGCTGGTTACTTTTTTGCTTTTTTCTTTGTCAAAATTTCAATTGCCGCATTATATCGTCATAGAATTTCCCTACTTCGCAATCGTTACTGCGTATTTTTTATATCAAAAAGCAAACGACCCGATACTTGGCTGGTTTGCAAATATTCAAAGCGGACTTTTGTATATTTTATGTGGTTTGATTTTGTATCTTTTTTACATTACCAATATTCAAAATGCGTGGATTGGGGCCGTTATGGCAATTTCGATAACGCTTCTTTCTGCGTTTTTCAAAGATAAAATCATCCTGAGAAAAATACTTTTCCTGGGATATGCCACTGCCTTGATGCTGTATATTTTTCTATTCGTATTTTTTTATCCCTTTTTACTTCAATATCAATCAGGCGCAAGCGCGGCTAAAATGATTTCAAAAGACGATGATGAGATTCCTGTCGCTTCGTATCAATCCTTTTCTTATGCCTTCGAATTTTATTCGCCAGGTGGAGTTAATCTTATCAAAAACAGTAATCAGCTTGGTGATTTTATCGGTGAAAATCCGTGTTATTTATACACATCTGCGGCAATAGGCGATAGTCTGATCCGGTCTGGGATTGATGCGGAAATCGTTTCTACTTCCAAAAATTTCCATATTACAAAACTTAAATTGGGATTTCTGGACCACAAAAAAAGAGGGCAGGCACTTGAAACAAGATACCTGCTCTATATTAATGATTCTGATGTTGACTGA
- a CDS encoding TlpA family protein disulfide reductase, translating to MNKLNTLLLLILIIFSLATCTKKDSGNVKILVHAPGWKNLKVKALTTDMVSLEQVVILETTLDSSGSAILEFKFDRPTFGLLTVGDTEVSAFAAPGDEFEIFLDSLQNRSGLRYEGDEAEINEYIVKCWDARISHEISNGKYYFQLEPDEFLSVIDSLRLEYQNLFKHLKENSSLDPPLSTVLEAQGNLAVINFVNQYAGPKYGNQAEIPLSLKQIINKIPKDSLALQYQLGAYATAISQFLENGIYAPLLLEKSKNKSSDSIEVHMPVWAYEKIQKSAYPDFWKELLTAQNINKYLVLNGITPETNYVYQKFKSTTKKDEYLNSLEKSYSKWLAIGPGKPAPDFTGETPEGGKIALSALKGKVVYMDVWATWCGPCKTEFPFTRKIQKDFEGNDQVAFLFVSIDESIPDWHAMLKKDKEFRGVHMNQKQHQQLGEIWELYLMTGIPRYILIDQEGKIVEPNAPRPSSGRVTAAIKEILDRKRIVSK from the coding sequence ATGAACAAACTGAATACCTTGCTGCTTTTGATTCTAATCATTTTTAGCCTGGCAACCTGTACTAAAAAAGATTCCGGAAATGTAAAAATCCTGGTACATGCCCCTGGGTGGAAAAATTTAAAAGTTAAGGCTCTAACGACAGATATGGTCAGTTTGGAGCAGGTTGTAATTTTGGAAACCACACTTGACAGTTCCGGAAGCGCCATTTTGGAATTTAAATTTGATCGTCCAACTTTTGGATTGCTAACGGTAGGGGATACGGAAGTCTCCGCCTTCGCTGCTCCCGGTGATGAATTCGAAATCTTTTTGGATAGTCTGCAAAACCGTTCGGGTCTTCGCTACGAGGGCGATGAGGCCGAAATCAACGAATATATTGTCAAGTGCTGGGATGCCCGGATTAGCCATGAAATTAGCAATGGGAAATATTATTTTCAACTTGAACCGGATGAATTTTTAAGCGTCATTGATTCTCTTCGGTTGGAGTATCAAAATTTATTCAAACATTTGAAAGAAAATTCAAGTCTTGATCCCCCGCTGTCCACAGTACTGGAAGCACAAGGGAATCTGGCGGTTATTAACTTTGTAAATCAGTATGCAGGTCCCAAATATGGAAATCAAGCAGAAATTCCTTTATCTCTAAAACAAATTATCAACAAGATCCCGAAGGATTCTCTTGCACTTCAATACCAGTTGGGTGCTTATGCGACGGCGATCAGCCAATTCCTGGAAAATGGAATTTATGCTCCTTTGCTTTTGGAAAAGTCAAAAAACAAATCATCGGATTCAATTGAGGTTCATATGCCTGTTTGGGCATATGAAAAAATCCAAAAATCAGCATATCCGGATTTTTGGAAAGAGTTGTTGACTGCTCAAAATATTAATAAGTATTTGGTTTTGAATGGTATAACTCCTGAAACAAATTATGTATACCAGAAATTTAAAAGCACAACCAAAAAAGATGAATATCTTAATTCTTTGGAAAAGTCTTACAGCAAATGGCTTGCGATAGGACCCGGGAAACCAGCACCTGATTTCACTGGCGAAACTCCGGAAGGGGGAAAAATAGCACTTTCAGCACTGAAAGGCAAAGTCGTTTATATGGATGTTTGGGCGACATGGTGCGGCCCCTGCAAAACTGAATTCCCGTTTACAAGAAAGATTCAAAAGGATTTTGAAGGTAATGATCAGGTCGCTTTTTTGTTTGTATCAATAGATGAAAGCATTCCTGACTGGCATGCTATGTTGAAAAAGGATAAAGAATTTCGGGGAGTTCATATGAATCAGAAACAGCACCAGCAATTAGGCGAAATTTGGGAATTGTATCTGATGACTGGCATACCAAGATATATTCTGATAGATCAGGAAGGTAAAATTGTTGAGCCAAATGCGCCACGACCTTCTTCCGGAAGAGTTACAGCAGCTATCAAGGAAATTCTCGATAGGAAAAGAATAGTCAGCAAATAA
- a CDS encoding CAP domain-containing protein produces MRYFLIFGMFIDVYGLLNSGKLGYYGMNDEDFFSLPKLQQIIPLSSPDTLLLDAAIFQASNEARRKNGVPIFTYDFSLYLSSSNHARSMIVNNFYNHKNPYSAFERTADKRIELITKRFMRTAENIGQYQTLVTKQFFGVRWDSQQRRYQFIDLEDNIICQPFTYADYAHHCVRQWMESTPHRENLLNKNYTYLGCAARLSAAPYQERRAPYGRLVQNFGGEK; encoded by the coding sequence ATGAGATATTTTCTAATCTTTGGAATGTTTATAGATGTATACGGACTGCTCAACAGTGGCAAGCTTGGATATTATGGCATGAACGACGAAGATTTTTTCTCCTTGCCAAAATTGCAGCAGATCATCCCCCTGTCTTCACCTGATACACTGCTATTAGACGCTGCAATTTTCCAGGCCAGCAACGAGGCGCGGCGGAAAAACGGAGTACCCATATTTACTTACGATTTCAGCCTTTATCTTTCTTCGTCCAATCATGCACGTTCTATGATCGTCAATAATTTTTATAATCACAAAAATCCATACAGCGCTTTTGAGAGAACAGCGGATAAAAGGATTGAGCTGATTACCAAGCGTTTCATGCGAACAGCAGAAAACATTGGCCAGTACCAGACACTCGTCACCAAACAGTTTTTTGGTGTTCGCTGGGATTCTCAGCAACGGCGTTATCAATTCATCGACCTGGAAGATAATATAATTTGTCAGCCCTTTACATACGCAGATTATGCCCACCATTGCGTGAGACAATGGATGGAATCTACCCCACACCGGGAAAATCTCTTAAATAAAAACTATACTTATTTGGGTTGTGCAGCCAGATTAAGTGCAGCACCCTATCAGGAGAGGCGAGCACCGTATGGAAGACTTGTTCAAAATTTTGGTGGAGAAAAGTGA
- a CDS encoding molybdopterin-dependent oxidoreductase yields the protein MTRTKFTKAISRLLSISFLLISVTVFSQNANTVSISGEVTTALNLTTQDLAAYKQISHKVKDRDGKEHEFKGVALIEVFEKAGITTGGKLRGENLAKYVLIKAADGYEVIYSLPEIDPEFTDQVIMLATEKDGQPLPNGEGPFRIITPNDKKQARWIREVRSIKIVFAKD from the coding sequence ATGACCCGGACTAAATTTACGAAAGCGATATCCAGATTATTGTCAATCAGTTTTTTACTTATTTCCGTAACCGTATTTTCTCAAAATGCAAACACGGTTTCCATTTCAGGAGAAGTTACGACAGCACTTAATCTGACAACTCAGGACCTTGCAGCTTACAAACAGATCAGCCACAAAGTGAAAGATCGTGATGGTAAAGAACATGAATTCAAGGGTGTCGCCCTGATTGAAGTCTTTGAAAAAGCTGGTATTACCACCGGAGGTAAATTGCGGGGTGAAAATCTTGCAAAATATGTGCTGATCAAAGCAGCGGATGGTTATGAAGTGATTTATTCCCTTCCTGAAATTGATCCTGAATTTACAGATCAAGTCATTATGCTCGCAACAGAAAAAGACGGGCAACCGCTTCCAAATGGCGAAGGTCCGTTCAGGATTATTACACCAAATGATAAAAAACAGGCGCGCTGGATAAGAGAAGTAAGATCTATAAAGATCGTTTTTGCCAAGGATTGA
- a CDS encoding LytR/AlgR family response regulator transcription factor, protein MKTLLNQPFENLSITTRKKTGNVINVHLGCKILLLEFHEIVYLEGDGNYTYVYTTQGKRYLVSKTMKAIQKILNADFLRIHKSYMINPMHLLARINPDRVVLNGGKQLPIARRRIVEIQETLAGEYLNVG, encoded by the coding sequence ATGAAAACTTTATTAAACCAACCTTTTGAAAATCTTTCAATCACAACCAGAAAAAAAACAGGAAATGTTATCAATGTCCATTTGGGATGTAAGATACTTTTACTGGAATTTCATGAAATCGTTTATCTTGAAGGAGATGGCAATTACACATACGTATATACCACACAAGGCAAACGCTACCTTGTTTCAAAGACAATGAAAGCCATCCAGAAAATCCTGAATGCGGACTTTCTTCGGATACATAAATCTTACATGATCAACCCTATGCACCTTCTGGCGCGTATAAATCCTGACAGGGTTGTTTTAAACGGAGGCAAACAATTACCTATTGCCCGCAGAAGAATCGTAGAAATCCAGGAAACACTTGCCGGCGAATATCTGAATGTTGGCTGA
- a CDS encoding BlaI/MecI/CopY family transcriptional regulator, producing the protein MKTLTRAEEDVMKILWRLKKAFVKDIIAEMDDPVPAYNTISTVIRILEKKEVVGYKVYGNTHQYFPLISEEEYKRQEMKQMMASYFQNSLSNMVSFLVKDNDLDVSDLDELLKLIKDHKSKK; encoded by the coding sequence ATGAAAACACTAACGCGTGCAGAAGAGGACGTAATGAAGATTTTATGGCGATTGAAAAAAGCTTTTGTCAAAGATATCATAGCTGAAATGGACGATCCCGTTCCTGCTTATAACACGATTTCGACCGTCATCAGAATTCTTGAAAAGAAGGAAGTTGTAGGATACAAAGTGTATGGAAACACACATCAGTATTTTCCTTTGATCAGTGAGGAAGAATACAAACGGCAGGAAATGAAACAAATGATGGCCAGCTATTTTCAGAATTCGCTGTCCAATATGGTTTCCTTTCTGGTAAAGGATAATGATCTGGATGTCAGTGATCTGGATGAATTATTGAAATTGATAAAAGATCATAAAAGCAAAAAATAA